The window GCGTAGAAGACCTACACGACAGAGGGATCGTAGAAATCAAATCGCTAACCTCAATAGGCATAAGCGGCGTACCAACAGAAGCGCTAGACAGATTCCTAGACACACTCATCGAAAGAATAAAGGCTGGTGTAGATGGAGGATAAGAGGAGAAGGGTCGAAGAAGAACTTGTTGAAGCGCTTGGAAGCGAAGGAAAGATCAGAACCATAATAACCCTAGCGGAAAAACCAAACCAACTACTCACAGCCTATGCCGTAGCGAAGAGAACAGGCCTAAGAAGACAGGACGCAGACAAGATACTCAAGAAGCTACTCCAACTAGGCTGGGTGAAGCAGCACACCTACGGTGTCAAAAAGTACCAGATCAACATAGATAAGGACGAAGTTAAGAAGCTGACAGAGTTCCTCAGAGCCATCGAAGCGATCTAACCGAATCGTAAAACATCAACCAACACTCACCCATAGCACCCAGCTGTTCATTAACTAAGGTTTCCGAACACCCCCCTCCCCCTGGGCGCCAAACTCCTCCAGCGATTAAATAGTCTAGGCTTATCTTAATTTTCGGAGGTAAGGGTATGGCTCAAAGCGTACTCGATCTGACCCTCAAGGACTTGGATGGTGTTGGACCAGCTACAGAGAAGAAGCTGCGTGAAGCAGGAGTAGAGTCCATAATAGATCTGGCTGCAGCCCTCCCAGAGGAGGTGGCTCAGATCATAGGTGGTTCGAGGGAGAGCGCTTGCGCGCTCATCTACGTGGCACAGACCGCTTTGATGAAGAGCGGGTTGCTTGAGAAGGAGTTCATCAGGGCGTCTGAGGTCTTCGATAGAAGGAAAGCCCTGATGAGGTGCACAACTGGCTCTAAGAATCTGGATGAGCTTCTGAAGGGCGGTGTTGAGACCCAGGCGATAACAGAGCTGTGGGGTGAGTATGGGAGCGGTAAGACCCAGATCTGCCACACGCTCTGCATAACCTGCCAGCTACCGTTGGAGAAAGGCGGTTTGGGTGGATCTGCCCTCTACATAGATACGGAGTCAACCTTCAGACCTGAGAGACTCTATCAGATCGCTGAAGCGAGGGGTCTGAACCCACAGGAAGCCCTCAACAACGTGGTCTTCTGCAGAGTATATAACAGCAGCCACCTAGAGCTCGTGGTTAAGAGCCTAGGTAGGCACATAGAGAAGGATAACATAAGGCT of the Nitrososphaerota archaeon genome contains:
- the radA gene encoding DNA repair and recombination protein RadA; the protein is MAQSVLDLTLKDLDGVGPATEKKLREAGVESIIDLAAALPEEVAQIIGGSRESACALIYVAQTALMKSGLLEKEFIRASEVFDRRKALMRCTTGSKNLDELLKGGVETQAITELWGEYGSGKTQICHTLCITCQLPLEKGGLGGSALYIDTESTFRPERLYQIAEARGLNPQEALNNVVFCRVYNSSHLELVVKSLGRHIEKDNIRLLVVDSVISLYRAEFSGRGSLAERQQRLNSLLHRLLRIAEIYNVAVVVTNQVQAQPDTFFGDPNKPAGGHVIAHASTYRIYLKKAGQERRAILVDSPYHPHSEATFTINEKGVVDPEPKKKTSD